The DNA region TTTCATACCAAGTTTACTTTTCTGAAATATGCTGGCATCGTTATTGCTGCCATAGTTGCCAATGTCAATGTAAGTAAAACGATAATCTGCATCCACTACCGCCATGAGAACGATAGAGAAATATTTTTTGTAGTTAAAAAATTTACTTCCACTACACGGGGGGCACACTAGTCTTATATGTTTTCCATCAATTGCCCCTAAACAATTGGGGAAATTGTGTTTCATCCAGTAATTGTCGGCAATTTCAATCCATTTTTGTACAGTAGGGAAGCACATGTGGCGAGGTTGAAGTCTTTTCCACAACACCTCACAAgttgtcatcacaattttttgaaCAGTGGAAATACCCATTCGGAATTCATAGTGCAATGCAGTATATGTATGACCGCTTgcaagaaatctaaaaaaaagaaaaaaaaattaaaattaattacaTGACAACCAGTGTAACACACCATCACATGCAAATGTCAGTTACTCAGAAGGGCAGTGCTGAACTCAGCCTTGCCCTTCTGAGTAACTGACACCTGGCAGAAAACACAGTGCAGAAATTCAAATGAAAACACAGGTTGCTGTCAGAATACCTTCACATCCAAATGTCAGTTACTCGGAAGGGCAGTGCTGAACTCAGCCTTGCCCTTCTGAGTAACTGACACCTGGCAGAAAACACAGTGCAGAAATTCAAATGAAAACACAAGTTGTTGTCAGAAAACCTTCACATCCAAATGTCAGTTACTCGGAAGGGCAGTGCTGAACTCAGCCTTGCCCTTCTGAGTAACTGACACCTGGCAGAAAACACAGTGCAGAAATTCAAATGAAAACACAGGTTGCTGTCAGAAAACCTTCACATCCAAATGTCAGTTACTCAGAAGGGCAGTGCTGAACTCAGCCTTGCCCTTCTGAGTAACTGACACCTGGCAGAAAACAGTGCAGAAATTCAAATGAAAACACAGGTTGCTGTCAGAAAACCTTCACATCCAAATGTCAGTTACTCAGAAGGGCAGTGCTGAACTCAGCCTTGCCCTTCTGAGTAACTGACACCTGGCAGAAAACACAGTGCAGAAATTCAAATCCAAACAGAGGATGAAAATGGAAGAGGCCTATTCTCACCTCAGTGTAATGAGAAGTCGTTCAGTAGGCGAAATAGGCTTCCTGAAATGTGTCGTCTGATACTCCAGGTCTTCATGAACAAGTTGCAGAAGCACATCAAAACTACAAAGGGAAAATAAATTATTACAtgaacaatgtaaaaaaaatcacaacaaaCACTTTTAAATATATTAATTGTCTaccaaaaaaaacaaatgaaaagcAAATTACCTATTCATGTTCATCCTAGTATAGTTGAAGAATTTTTCAGGATGGCTGCGAAGATCCAAATACAGCAAAGAAAAACCACCTTTCTGCTTGCGCTTCTTCAACAACGGATGCACCCAATATCATCGTTTTTTCTGTTTTCAATattgcaataataataatcaatgctACTCCAACTTCTGCATACATATTGCTTGTAAGCTCAGTGCTGTAAAGTATCAAAGTCTCTCCTCTCAAACCTTTCAGAGAATGTGCATCTAACAAGCCCTTATATACTATTCCAGACCGAATCTCAAACCAATCAAATCATCTCAAATAGCATTAGTAATTaacatacaacaacaacaaaaattgttTACTTTTTGGGACCAATCACTGCTCTTCAAACAAAGGACCAATCAGATCACTTGATTTTGCATCTTTTGGACAGTAGAAAACAACGTTTTATAGACGTCAAAACGCTATAAAACGCATAGCAAAACGCAATACAGCTGCGGTGAAAGGTACCGCAATGcatgaaaacgcatggaaaaacgTCACAAAAAACGCTGACTTCAAGAATCGTCAACGTCCATGTagatgtgaaaccggccttacaGAGACTGTTTACAGAACTACTTTGAtactgaataaagatttttgaaacTTTTTGTACCACATGACCTTGCAGTTCTGCTTGTTTCTTATGGTCCTTTCTACAAAAATAAGGAATCTACTGTGGGTAAAGTGGATTACCCTAAAAAAGGACATTCAAggttttttcctctttttatcCTGTAAAAAAGTGTAATCCCAAATATATTGATAGCACTCCTATTTTAGACCAGCTtaggaaggaatctgcactattcagTGATTTCttcggatgtctgagacagttctgcaggaatttttaaaaacctaccaatattttgtctgagACTCTTGATAAAATGTCCCCCACTGTTGGGTTTGCATATGTTCCTCACTTTTTATTTCTTGTGTCTTTATGTCTGGCTGTATGATGTTTCTTTGATGCACATGTCACTTCCCTGTTCTCTTGCACTGGTCTGCACTACACGCATTTGATGCCTGATGCTCTAGGACTTCAcggtttttaaagtggacctgaactcttgcacaggagagaaggaaaccagagaaatgcaccctgtatgtattaagagagctTAGCCTATCAAATTTCCCCTAAAACACattagagaagacagactcagctataatgattcctgagcaaagccagacaatgctcagtcggggattttatcagggctgataacaagcaggctgagcagtgaagaaagaaaaagagagcagggtaggtgttttctctaatgttcccactgatacatatatggtaaaatacatgagggtgcttcatctctggttcacttaaagcacagaacagcttcacaggactcAGCAGGGGGAAGGAGCTCTTcataaatcatgtctagcctgctgtgcactgtagaactgctattaagcacttcttaatctgcggcaATTTAGGGATGTATTTGCACTTGTCTTAACTGTAGtacagttctagaaattcacgctaaactgctgctattaagtaggatttaagaatttTCTTATCATGCAAACCAGTCCCCCTGCTGGTtaggaagaaaaaactgtcagtaatgcctTGATAAATTTGGCCCACAGAAACCAGTGAACTGTAAGGAACCAGTAGGATGTTCAGATGAGAGCTATTGCAAAAGTGCAAAGAGCTGAGGAGGACATTTATCAAGATTGtccgagacaaaatattggtaggtttttagaaatccgtgcagaattgtctcagacatATTAAGGagtcactagatagtgcagtttcTTTCTAAAACTTTTAGGAATAGGAGTTAGAAAGGTCTCGCAGACAGTGCAATGtgcgggaaattgctgttgctgaggtaaccgatacatctgctgtattgcatcaatgcccagcgctggaagggttaagcacagaaaaGCTGCACAGGTCACCTAGCATCAAAGGGGAGGAGctcttcacaaatcatgcctagcctgcactgctgcactatctattgaactgctattaagcacttcttaatctgcgacaGTTTAGGGAtgaatttgcacttttcttaactgtagtgcagctctagagatccacgctaaactgccgctattacctaggatttatagAGTTTCTTATTGTAGATTGGCTGATGGTGGCCCATCAGCGCAAGAAACAGTGGGAGACAAGCATTAGAATAGTGAAACCAAGACCTACCCGAATGGAGAAGATAAAGTGCAGCTTTGCGCCCACCACCTTCCCTATCGCGATTTGCCAATAGGCTTCTTATTTAGAGGTCTTTGCACATGTTTTTGCAATAGCTCTCATCTGAACCCCCTACTGGTTTTTTACAGTTCACTGGTTTCATGGTTAGGTTTGCATAGGTTTCTCACTTTTTAATGCTTGTGTCTTGGTGTCTGACTACATGGTGTTTCTTTCACGCACATCACTATCCTGTTCTATTGCACTGGTCTGCACTACATGCACATCGATACCTGATGCACTGGCACTTTACTCTTACCTGCTTATGTCAACACTACTGCTATCATTGtgtccaccagggctgtggagt from Hyperolius riggenbachi isolate aHypRig1 chromosome 11, aHypRig1.pri, whole genome shotgun sequence includes:
- the LOC137538506 gene encoding uncharacterized protein gives rise to the protein MNMNSFDVLLQLVHEDLEYQTTHFRKPISPTERLLITLRFLASGHTYTALHYEFRMGISTVQKIVMTTCEVLWKRLQPRHMCFPTVQKWIEIADNYWMKHNFPNCLGAIDGKHIRLVCPPCSGSKFFNYKKYFSIVLMAVVDADYRFTYIDIGNYGSNNDASIFQKSKLGMKLADGKIDLPPPSPWPGKNNPQPYTFVADEGFGLSIHVMRPYSQKTKNEHKDAFNYHLTRARRVVECTFGIMTNKFRVLHTAMQLHPQNAVKVVKAACILHNFIRDMEGGIVNESVQTEQPLQTVCGRVPRSCSSALNFRDEFAKYFAVDAPVAWQDDVINK